A DNA window from Actinomycetota bacterium contains the following coding sequences:
- a CDS encoding ABC transporter permease codes for MATLEGAGSPVAVRARRGDGRATLGLLSGPLVWLVLFFVIPVGFIAAYSVGAVSLFPTDSGVLSLQEWGHFLGGGSIYMGLFWKSIRISLTVSLVVVLLAYPVGYYLALCVGRRKYVLLLLIIAPFLTSFLLRVLAWKVILGEQGVLNSFLSWSHVRSPDDPITWLLYGQFAVMLVLAYVWVPFVALPIFVSLENLDRSVLEAAGDLGASRWRTFVRVTLPLSLPGVLAAFLFVFIPTIGEFVTPLLVGGPSGYMFGNAINNLFTGALDWQTGSVLALFMLTVVAGLMALFGRFLQVRNVAAG; via the coding sequence GTGGCCACCCTGGAGGGGGCCGGCAGCCCGGTCGCCGTCCGCGCGCGCCGTGGCGACGGCCGCGCGACGCTCGGGCTGCTGTCGGGGCCGCTCGTGTGGCTGGTGCTGTTCTTCGTCATCCCCGTCGGGTTCATCGCGGCGTACAGCGTCGGCGCCGTGTCGCTCTTCCCCACCGACAGCGGCGTGCTCTCCCTGCAGGAGTGGGGGCATTTCCTCGGGGGAGGGTCGATCTACATGGGGCTGTTCTGGAAGTCGATCCGGATCTCCCTCACTGTGTCGCTCGTCGTCGTGCTGCTGGCGTACCCCGTCGGGTACTACCTTGCGCTGTGCGTCGGGCGACGGAAGTACGTGCTGCTGCTCCTGATCATCGCCCCGTTCCTGACGAGCTTCCTTCTCCGCGTTCTCGCGTGGAAGGTGATCCTCGGCGAGCAGGGCGTCTTGAACTCGTTCCTGTCGTGGTCGCACGTGCGTAGCCCGGACGATCCCATAACGTGGCTGCTATACGGGCAGTTCGCGGTGATGTTGGTGCTCGCGTACGTCTGGGTTCCGTTCGTCGCCCTGCCGATCTTCGTCAGTCTGGAGAACCTCGACCGCAGCGTCCTCGAGGCCGCCGGCGATCTCGGCGCGAGCCGCTGGCGCACGTTCGTCCGAGTGACGTTGCCCCTCAGCCTTCCGGGAGTGTTGGCCGCGTTCCTGTTCGTGTTCATCCCCACGATCGGCGAGTTCGTCACGCCGCTCCTGGTCGGCGGGCCGAGCGGCTACATGTTCGGGAACGCGATCAACAACCTGTTCACGGGGGCGCTCGACTGGCAGACGGGATCCGTGCTTGCCCTGTTCATGCTGACCGTCGTCGCCGGGTTGATGGCGCTGTTCGGTCGATTCCTGCAGGTCCGCAACGTCGCGGCCGGCTGA
- a CDS encoding extracellular solute-binding protein, which translates to MQDLDRLLAERFNRRGFIRLAGASGVGAALLAACRRAEDAGGPRATGGERPSIEEEPGNLQVFDWSGYGNGDYYPREEKQFLWSQYQRETGDTPEFILFENDSAGFTKAVSGTSFDVVHPCGYRYRDWVDAGLVQPFDTSLIPNFSALNPSLMEQGVVDGQQYFVPVDWGFIAPLVNLDHVEPNEQSFGILFDERYGGRISWVDTVNMLYIAGIYHQVSDPFDMTDDELGEMRDFLIAKKPLVRFMWNQSFDFWQAFKSEEVWIGYAWPDTVGYAANRGMNYLYMEPKEGLVTWVCGMGLAADTQNYHHSHAYVDSWASEKAAEFLMAYYYYGHTNEEIDLSKLPEGVVEALYLDDPSILEPPRSIPESYIPRRDVYDQYWQEVLAA; encoded by the coding sequence ATGCAGGACTTGGATCGCCTGTTGGCCGAACGGTTCAATCGCCGGGGGTTCATCCGCCTTGCCGGTGCGAGCGGCGTGGGCGCTGCGCTTCTTGCCGCGTGCCGTCGTGCGGAGGACGCTGGCGGCCCAAGGGCCACCGGCGGAGAGCGTCCCTCGATCGAGGAAGAGCCGGGCAACCTCCAGGTCTTCGACTGGTCGGGTTACGGCAACGGCGACTACTACCCCCGGGAAGAGAAGCAGTTCCTGTGGAGTCAGTACCAGCGCGAGACGGGCGACACGCCCGAGTTCATCCTGTTCGAGAACGACAGCGCCGGGTTCACCAAGGCCGTCTCGGGGACGTCGTTCGATGTCGTCCACCCGTGTGGCTACCGCTACCGGGATTGGGTCGACGCTGGGCTAGTGCAGCCGTTCGACACCTCGCTGATCCCAAACTTCTCGGCGCTGAACCCCAGTCTCATGGAGCAGGGAGTCGTCGACGGTCAGCAATACTTCGTCCCGGTGGACTGGGGGTTCATCGCGCCGCTGGTGAACCTCGATCACGTCGAGCCGAACGAGCAGTCCTTCGGGATCCTGTTCGACGAGCGGTATGGCGGTCGCATCTCGTGGGTCGATACGGTCAACATGCTCTACATCGCGGGGATCTACCACCAGGTATCCGATCCGTTCGACATGACCGACGACGAGCTCGGGGAGATGCGAGACTTCCTCATCGCGAAGAAGCCCCTCGTGCGGTTCATGTGGAACCAATCGTTCGACTTCTGGCAGGCCTTCAAGTCCGAAGAGGTGTGGATCGGCTACGCGTGGCCGGACACCGTGGGCTACGCGGCCAACCGCGGCATGAACTATCTCTACATGGAGCCGAAGGAAGGGCTCGTGACGTGGGTCTGCGGCATGGGACTCGCGGCCGACACGCAGAACTACCACCACTCGCACGCGTACGTGGACTCGTGGGCGAGCGAGAAGGCGGCAGAGTTCCTGATGGCCTACTACTACTACGGCCACACGAACGAGGAGATCGATCTGTCGAAGCTGCCCGAGGGCGTCGTCGAGGCGCTGTACCTCGACGACCCGTCCATCCTCGAGCCACCGCGGTCGATCCCCGAGTCGTACATCCCCAGGCGGGACGTCTACGACCAGTACTGGCAGGAGGTGTTGGCCGCCTGA
- a CDS encoding SMP-30/gluconolactonase/LRE family protein encodes MRELASTGGFIYGVTLDRSGNVYACDYGNASVKRISPNGDVTTYTPGTPDRPMRVPNFAAFDDAGWLYVTDSGEWGDDDGVIYRVAPGGSTTLWTDLAPRFPNGCCLDRDGSALLVVESHGRVIVRIPIEDDGAAGKPVDIADLTGSQPDGLALAEDGSMFVGCYRPDRIYRVQPDGSADVIAEDPDGVVLNQPTNLAFAGDDLQRLVVSSLGGWSLVAANAGIRGLPLRYPTT; translated from the coding sequence GTGCGCGAGCTCGCCTCCACCGGCGGCTTCATCTACGGCGTGACGCTCGACCGCTCGGGGAACGTCTACGCGTGCGACTACGGAAACGCATCCGTGAAACGCATCTCGCCGAACGGAGACGTGACGACGTACACACCGGGAACGCCCGACCGGCCCATGCGGGTCCCGAACTTCGCAGCCTTCGACGATGCCGGATGGCTCTACGTCACGGACTCGGGCGAATGGGGAGACGACGACGGGGTCATCTATCGCGTGGCCCCCGGCGGTTCGACGACGTTGTGGACGGACCTCGCGCCGCGGTTTCCGAACGGCTGCTGCCTCGATCGAGACGGCTCCGCGCTCCTCGTCGTCGAGTCGCACGGCCGAGTGATCGTTCGGATCCCCATCGAGGACGACGGCGCGGCCGGTAAGCCGGTCGATATCGCGGACCTCACCGGCTCACAGCCGGACGGGCTCGCGCTCGCCGAGGACGGATCGATGTTCGTCGGCTGTTACCGGCCCGATCGCATCTACCGCGTGCAGCCCGACGGCAGCGCTGACGTCATCGCCGAGGATCCCGATGGAGTGGTCCTCAACCAGCCGACGAACCTCGCCTTTGCAGGCGACGATCTCCAGCGGCTGGTCGTCTCGAGTCTCGGGGGCTGGAGCCTCGTCGCGGCGAACGCCGGCATACGGGGGCTTCCCCTCCGCTACCCGACCACCTGA
- a CDS encoding VOC family protein, producing the protein MAFKGLGKIGQIHLSVADVDRSVTFYRDVLGVSFLFAVPGQQMAFFDCDGVRLYLGVPESEEFRSRSTIYFSVEDIDAAYAELRERGVSFRGAPHLINKTESSELWMAFFTDPEGNNLALMAERPLSQVVG; encoded by the coding sequence GTGGCGTTCAAGGGCCTCGGCAAGATCGGACAGATCCATCTCAGCGTGGCCGACGTCGACCGCTCGGTCACCTTCTACCGAGACGTTCTGGGAGTCTCGTTCCTGTTTGCCGTTCCGGGCCAGCAGATGGCCTTCTTCGACTGCGACGGCGTTCGCCTGTACCTCGGCGTGCCGGAGAGCGAGGAGTTCCGCTCGAGATCGACGATCTATTTCAGCGTCGAAGATATCGACGCCGCATACGCAGAGCTTCGCGAGCGAGGTGTCTCGTTCCGGGGGGCGCCGCACCTGATCAACAAGACGGAATCGTCCGAGCTCTGGATGGCGTTCTTCACGGATCCAGAGGGGAACAACCTGGCCCTCATGGCCGAACGGCCTCTGTCTCAGGTGGTCGGGTAG
- a CDS encoding ubiquinone/menaquinone biosynthesis methyltransferase — protein sequence MDPERTRHARALFAGIAPEYDRMGSVLSFGRDPSWRRFLVSRVNAIPGSWVLDVATGTGLVARELAARNVRVVGADQSPAMLRRGQAAVRRDGLAERIRFVLAQAQTLPFPDETFDALTFTYLLRYVDDPAATLRELARVLRPGSVMASLEFHVPQDSWVQAGWFAYTRGALPLIGGAVSNAWYRTGRFLGPSISEFYRRYPVPVQVRMWQEAGIRRVRTKQLTLGSAIVTWGIKANPLTDD from the coding sequence ATGGACCCGGAACGCACGCGCCATGCGCGAGCGCTCTTCGCCGGCATCGCGCCCGAGTACGACCGCATGGGCTCGGTGTTGTCCTTCGGACGAGATCCCTCATGGCGCCGGTTTCTCGTCTCGCGGGTGAACGCGATCCCGGGCTCATGGGTGCTCGACGTGGCGACGGGAACCGGACTCGTCGCGCGCGAGCTCGCGGCGAGGAACGTCCGTGTCGTGGGAGCCGATCAAAGCCCGGCGATGCTCAGGCGCGGCCAAGCCGCGGTTCGACGTGACGGCCTCGCCGAACGCATTCGGTTCGTGCTGGCACAGGCGCAGACCCTGCCGTTCCCGGACGAGACGTTCGACGCGCTCACGTTCACGTACCTGCTCCGCTACGTCGATGACCCGGCCGCGACCCTTCGCGAGCTCGCCCGCGTCCTCCGACCGGGAAGTGTGATGGCCTCGCTCGAGTTCCACGTGCCGCAGGACTCCTGGGTGCAGGCGGGTTGGTTCGCGTACACGCGCGGCGCGCTCCCGCTGATCGGCGGCGCGGTATCGAACGCGTGGTATCGGACGGGACGGTTCCTCGGCCCGAGCATCAGCGAGTTCTACCGGCGCTATCCGGTTCCGGTTCAGGTGCGGATGTGGCAGGAGGCCGGGATCCGGCGCGTTCGAACGAAGCAGCTGACGCTGGGATCGGCCATCGTAACGTGGGGGATCAAGGCCAACCCGCTCACCGATGACTGA
- a CDS encoding molybdopterin-dependent oxidoreductase, which produces MAPLERVRAGRKTNLALLVVLVFAIGTGALAFAIGSAWAWWAFAAHGAAGLAFVLLSPWKAAISARGLRRERSGAAASVSLAGLVIVVVASGVAHSAGVWTGTLAMQVHVGSALVSIPLIVWHVVARPVRPRRTDLSRRALIRGAALAGGSVATLGAMEGLVRIAGLRGSERRFTGSYERGSFEPDEMPVTQWLDDEVPVIDSSTWRLAVRAVENDGVGSALSFEELDAFDDRVRTTLDCTGGWFAEQIWSGVRIDRLIEGTHEEVRSVLVVSATGYARRFPIADVHDMWLATRVGDEMLSPGHGHPLRLVAPGRRGFWWVKWVERIEVSSTPWWWQSPFPLT; this is translated from the coding sequence GTGGCCCCTCTCGAACGCGTTCGGGCCGGTCGAAAGACGAACCTCGCGCTCCTGGTTGTTCTGGTCTTCGCGATCGGGACCGGCGCGCTCGCGTTCGCCATCGGCTCCGCATGGGCCTGGTGGGCCTTCGCCGCTCACGGCGCGGCCGGTCTCGCGTTCGTGCTCCTGTCGCCGTGGAAGGCGGCGATCTCGGCTCGCGGCCTACGCAGGGAACGCTCAGGAGCCGCCGCGTCCGTCTCGCTCGCAGGTCTGGTCATCGTGGTCGTCGCATCCGGCGTGGCGCACTCGGCGGGAGTGTGGACGGGCACGCTCGCGATGCAGGTCCATGTGGGCTCCGCCCTGGTCTCGATCCCGCTGATCGTGTGGCACGTCGTTGCCCGTCCGGTCCGGCCGCGACGAACTGACCTGTCGCGGCGGGCGCTCATCCGGGGAGCGGCGCTTGCTGGCGGTTCGGTGGCGACGCTCGGCGCCATGGAGGGCCTGGTGCGGATTGCCGGTCTGCGGGGTTCGGAGCGGCGGTTCACCGGTTCGTACGAGCGTGGATCGTTCGAGCCCGACGAGATGCCCGTGACCCAGTGGCTCGACGACGAGGTTCCGGTCATCGATTCGTCGACGTGGCGGCTCGCCGTTCGCGCCGTCGAGAACGACGGCGTGGGCAGCGCGTTGTCGTTCGAGGAGCTCGACGCGTTCGACGATCGGGTACGGACCACGCTCGACTGCACGGGAGGGTGGTTCGCCGAACAGATCTGGTCCGGCGTCCGTATCGACCGTCTGATCGAGGGGACCCATGAGGAGGTTCGCAGCGTGCTCGTGGTCTCCGCTACCGGATACGCGCGTCGTTTCCCGATCGCAGACGTTCACGACATGTGGCTGGCCACGCGAGTTGGCGATGAGATGCTCTCGCCGGGCCACGGCCATCCACTGCGACTCGTGGCGCCGGGGCGCCGTGGGTTCTGGTGGGTGAAGTGGGTCGAGCGCATCGAGGTGAGCTCTACGCCCTGGTGGTGGCAGTCACCGTTCCCGCTCACGTGA
- a CDS encoding TIGR01458 family HAD-type hydrolase has translation MQNVEAVLLDIDGVLVTSWEPLPGAVETISWLRKNDVPFRLITNTTTHTRGALAKTLADAGIAVSANEIVTAVVATGSYLRMAHPGARVFVLSDGDARSDLEGVDVVDDEADVVVLGGAYEGFDYSTMNRVFRMLTDGASLVAMHRNMYWRTNEGLQLDGGAYVAALEAATGSRAVVCGKPAREYFMSALDGLGASAERTAMVGDDLESDVIGAQDAGLIGVLVRSGKFRQDVLDRSDRKPDFTIDSIARVLDLIAPSS, from the coding sequence ATGCAGAACGTCGAGGCAGTCCTCCTCGACATCGACGGCGTGCTCGTCACTTCCTGGGAGCCGTTGCCCGGCGCCGTCGAGACGATCTCTTGGCTCCGGAAGAACGACGTTCCGTTCCGGCTCATCACGAACACGACGACGCACACGCGAGGGGCGCTCGCGAAGACGCTCGCCGACGCGGGGATCGCGGTCTCGGCGAACGAGATCGTCACTGCAGTGGTGGCGACTGGCTCGTATCTGCGGATGGCGCATCCCGGGGCCCGCGTGTTCGTGCTCTCCGACGGCGACGCGCGCTCCGATCTCGAAGGGGTCGACGTGGTCGATGACGAGGCGGATGTCGTGGTGCTCGGAGGCGCGTATGAAGGGTTCGACTACTCGACGATGAATCGCGTGTTCCGAATGCTCACGGACGGCGCATCGCTCGTCGCGATGCATCGGAACATGTACTGGCGAACGAACGAAGGGTTGCAGCTCGACGGCGGTGCGTACGTCGCCGCGCTCGAGGCCGCGACGGGATCGCGCGCCGTCGTGTGTGGCAAGCCGGCGCGGGAGTACTTCATGTCGGCGCTCGACGGGCTCGGAGCGTCGGCCGAGCGAACGGCGATGGTCGGCGATGATCTCGAGAGTGACGTCATCGGCGCGCAGGATGCCGGCTTGATCGGCGTGCTCGTCAGGTCGGGAAAGTTCCGGCAGGACGTGCTCGATCGGTCGGATCGCAAGCCCGACTTCACGATCGACTCGATCGCGCGCGTTCTGGATCTCATCGCGCCGAGTAGCTAA
- a CDS encoding oxygenase MpaB family protein has translation MGGSNDLGYFGPDSVSWQVHREVTVLFGGARALLMQAAHPLVIAGARESRFYERNPWRRLERTLLLTYTITFGTKAEAKAAADAINEVHSRVKGVDEVTGRPYDALDPQLLIYVHASLVESALLYERLTVGSLDDEGRQRFHEEQMLAAEMLLVPREAIPRTVPELREYLREVEASGTLRVTDAAERVAALFHDPPREAEWRPVLRLVSRLAFGTLPPTVRTMYGIELTVARRAAMRVAFPAMRAVRPLLPPKFRYIAPYQEWLLRRRGLEPSLVARSRERAGIRLDRTRSLRG, from the coding sequence ATGGGCGGATCAAACGACCTCGGGTACTTCGGTCCAGATTCCGTCTCGTGGCAGGTTCACCGTGAGGTCACCGTGCTGTTCGGCGGGGCGCGAGCTCTGCTGATGCAAGCGGCGCACCCGCTGGTCATCGCCGGAGCTCGCGAGTCGCGATTCTATGAACGGAACCCGTGGCGTCGGCTGGAGCGCACGCTGCTGCTCACCTACACGATCACGTTCGGCACGAAGGCCGAAGCCAAGGCCGCCGCCGACGCGATCAACGAGGTTCACTCACGCGTCAAGGGCGTCGACGAGGTCACGGGTCGCCCGTACGACGCCCTCGACCCGCAGCTCCTGATCTATGTCCATGCGTCGCTGGTCGAGAGCGCCTTGCTATACGAACGGCTGACGGTCGGCAGCCTCGACGACGAAGGAAGGCAGCGATTCCACGAAGAGCAGATGTTGGCCGCGGAGATGCTCCTCGTCCCACGCGAGGCGATTCCCCGTACCGTGCCGGAGCTCCGCGAATACCTTCGCGAGGTCGAAGCGTCGGGCACCCTTCGCGTGACCGACGCTGCCGAACGCGTCGCAGCCCTGTTCCACGACCCTCCCAGGGAGGCGGAATGGCGCCCGGTGCTGAGGCTCGTCTCGAGACTCGCGTTCGGCACGCTCCCGCCGACAGTACGCACGATGTACGGGATCGAGCTGACGGTGGCACGCCGCGCGGCGATGCGCGTCGCTTTCCCTGCGATGCGAGCGGTGCGGCCCCTGCTCCCTCCGAAGTTCCGGTACATCGCGCCGTATCAGGAGTGGCTGCTGCGGCGCCGAGGGCTGGAACCGAGCCTCGTAGCTCGTTCACGCGAGCGCGCCGGGATCCGCCTCGACCGGACGAGAAGCCTCCGGGGTTAG
- a CDS encoding DUF5317 domain-containing protein gives MILFVVVVGLAVVLGYLLGGRLSAFENLRLRWWGLIVVGLAIQFMPLPEGDGGTDLVVRTAALAVSYTLIVAFAIANVRVPGMPLILIGVAANFAVIVANGGMPVSESALINSGHGNDVGQLQQEGLEKHHLMDDDDVLTFLADVIGIPNPIGQAISIGDVFVYLGVTWLTVAAMRGRTPSTPKERGPYRGRHRRGSARVVDLEVEHPGPVERLAGATGSGTGP, from the coding sequence ATGATTCTTTTCGTCGTCGTCGTCGGCTTGGCAGTTGTTCTCGGGTACCTCCTTGGCGGGCGCCTGAGCGCCTTCGAGAACCTCCGATTGCGATGGTGGGGACTGATCGTCGTCGGCCTGGCCATCCAGTTCATGCCATTGCCGGAAGGTGATGGCGGAACCGATCTCGTCGTGCGGACTGCAGCCCTCGCCGTCTCGTACACGCTGATCGTGGCGTTCGCGATCGCAAACGTTCGAGTGCCGGGGATGCCGCTCATCCTGATCGGGGTCGCCGCGAACTTCGCGGTCATCGTCGCCAATGGTGGGATGCCGGTGAGCGAGTCGGCTCTGATCAACTCGGGGCACGGGAACGACGTCGGTCAACTGCAACAGGAGGGCTTGGAAAAGCATCACCTGATGGACGACGACGACGTGCTCACGTTCCTGGCGGACGTCATCGGAATACCGAATCCGATCGGTCAGGCCATCAGCATCGGCGACGTGTTCGTGTATCTCGGGGTGACGTGGCTGACTGTCGCGGCTATGCGGGGACGGACTCCGTCGACCCCGAAGGAGCGGGGACCGTATCGGGGGCGGCACCGTCGCGGCTCGGCGCGGGTGGTTGATCTTGAGGTTGAGCACCCGGGCCCTGTGGAGCGTCTGGCTGGAGCCACAGGGTCGGGAACCGGACCTTGA
- a CDS encoding ATP-binding protein: protein MLAVTAVDLVVLAAGYIFGPVAAGIVAFAGYVDVREFRGEISIERALFNRAQISLSVMASTAVFSFVSPDLNALPLAAAGALLAVAVDSVINLGLVTAVMALNDHVTPSTSLSRLRLGPVMAYAAFGFQSLLLAEVYIAVGPWGLALFAMPILLAREAFQQGQSLYSAERRLGIQGRALQEATDRIADERRDERLAVASGLHDDVLPPLFKVHLLGQVLRQEMSTGQLLAMEDDLPELLRATDDASNTVRSVIRDLRHSPLGAGGLAHTLQLLVRDFEGRSTVSFETEIEEVRGKPVVELLVYQIAREALRNAMRYSGASRIKVALRQDGDDIRLDVDDNGSGFSPHLVDASRHFGLALIRERIELAGGALQVDSAVGMGTRISVRLPSADTKT from the coding sequence ATGCTAGCAGTCACCGCAGTTGATCTTGTCGTTTTGGCCGCCGGATACATATTTGGTCCCGTCGCGGCAGGCATAGTTGCTTTCGCCGGTTACGTCGACGTCCGGGAATTTCGAGGCGAGATCTCTATTGAGCGAGCTTTGTTCAACCGGGCGCAGATTTCGCTCAGTGTCATGGCATCCACAGCTGTTTTCTCATTTGTCAGTCCCGATTTGAATGCGTTGCCCCTCGCGGCCGCGGGAGCATTGCTTGCTGTGGCTGTCGACAGTGTTATCAATTTGGGGCTTGTAACGGCTGTAATGGCACTGAATGATCACGTGACGCCTTCGACGTCACTTTCGAGGCTCCGCCTCGGCCCTGTCATGGCCTATGCAGCGTTTGGCTTTCAGAGTCTCTTGCTTGCCGAGGTGTACATCGCGGTTGGACCGTGGGGCCTGGCCCTGTTTGCCATGCCAATCCTTCTCGCCAGAGAGGCTTTCCAGCAAGGACAGAGTCTGTATAGCGCGGAGAGGAGGCTGGGCATTCAAGGCCGCGCACTTCAGGAAGCGACCGACCGAATCGCTGACGAGAGGCGCGATGAGCGACTTGCCGTCGCGTCAGGCCTACATGACGACGTCCTCCCTCCGCTTTTCAAGGTTCACCTACTAGGTCAAGTCCTTAGGCAAGAGATGTCGACTGGCCAACTTCTTGCGATGGAGGATGACCTCCCCGAATTGCTTCGGGCTACCGATGACGCCAGCAACACAGTGCGATCGGTGATTCGAGACCTTCGTCATTCACCGCTCGGCGCTGGAGGACTTGCTCACACACTTCAGCTGTTGGTGCGCGACTTTGAAGGCAGATCTACCGTTTCGTTTGAGACCGAGATCGAGGAGGTTAGAGGCAAGCCCGTCGTTGAGCTTCTCGTCTACCAAATTGCACGTGAGGCCTTAAGAAACGCGATGAGGTACTCGGGCGCCTCGCGAATCAAGGTCGCGCTACGGCAGGATGGCGACGACATCCGACTGGACGTTGATGACAACGGGTCGGGCTTTTCGCCGCACCTGGTGGACGCAAGTCGGCACTTTGGTCTTGCGTTGATTCGCGAACGCATTGAGCTCGCCGGTGGAGCTCTTCAGGTTGATAGCGCAGTCGGGATGGGGACGCGGATTTCTGTGCGGCTCCCTTCAGCCGATACGAAAACGTAG
- a CDS encoding response regulator transcription factor: MRILVVEDEKSISEPLAEGLGREGFDTEVAATLESARQGWRRAPDLILLDVMLPDGDGRDLAREIRRESDVPIIILTARGEEIDRVVGLELGADDYVVKPFSMRELTARIRAILRRGRSSEPRTPIQIGEIRLDPASRTVTKDGQPVELAAKEFDLLQMLMANAGHVLRREQIMDEVWDPHWFGPTKTLDVHVSWLRKKIEDDPAVPRYITTVRGVGFRFLSPEDS, encoded by the coding sequence CTGCGCATCCTCGTCGTCGAAGACGAGAAGTCGATATCCGAGCCGCTCGCTGAAGGTCTCGGGCGCGAGGGGTTCGACACGGAGGTCGCCGCGACCCTCGAGTCGGCCAGGCAGGGGTGGCGACGCGCCCCCGATCTGATCCTGCTCGACGTCATGCTTCCCGACGGCGACGGCCGCGACCTCGCACGCGAGATCCGACGGGAGTCGGACGTGCCCATCATCATCCTCACCGCTCGCGGCGAGGAGATCGATCGCGTCGTCGGCCTCGAGCTCGGAGCGGACGATTACGTCGTCAAGCCGTTCTCCATGCGCGAGCTCACCGCTCGGATCCGAGCGATCCTGCGCCGCGGCCGGTCATCCGAACCACGCACACCGATCCAGATCGGCGAGATCCGACTCGACCCGGCGTCTCGAACGGTGACCAAGGATGGCCAACCGGTCGAGCTCGCCGCGAAGGAGTTCGATCTGCTCCAGATGCTGATGGCGAACGCGGGCCACGTTTTGCGCCGCGAGCAGATCATGGACGAGGTGTGGGACCCCCACTGGTTCGGCCCGACCAAGACGCTCGACGTGCACGTCTCGTGGCTGCGAAAGAAGATCGAGGACGATCCGGCGGTCCCGCGTTACATCACTACGGTTCGAGGCGTCGGCTTCCGGTTCCTGTCGCCGGAAGACTCGTAG
- a CDS encoding ATP-binding protein, with the protein MNLQRRAAAELETNALVTAQGIAAAIDPSRIDRTDEMTELVRDAAARANVRVIVVDSAGIVSGDSDGIAVGEMYAERGRPEILRALDGQPESIIRMSQDLGRDIMATAVPVVDEDEQRVVGAVRITQDVQQVSDNVRRTTLGLLAIGAAGLVAGLILAFGLAGSLSRPLTKLAGAARRLGSGDLSARTELAGGASEIEELARAFDEMADRLERTVRAQREFVANASHQLRTPLTGMKLRLESAIAEAEDDAVKRRLQAAEREVDRLSKIVARLLVTAAAVEEGRPTRVDLDDAIERAVARWEERATRASATLAATGNAGSAEGNPSDVDQILDNLLDNAISYAPGDVMIEAGHHNTSAFVAVEDRGPGIRAEDVARVTERFYRGGDAPRGGSGLGLAIASDLAEKWGGSIEVTSEVGRGTRVEVRLRSLKT; encoded by the coding sequence GTGAACCTTCAGCGACGCGCCGCTGCCGAGCTCGAGACGAACGCGCTCGTCACCGCGCAAGGCATAGCCGCGGCAATCGACCCGAGCCGGATCGATCGGACGGACGAGATGACCGAGCTCGTGCGCGACGCTGCGGCCAGGGCCAATGTTCGCGTGATCGTCGTCGACTCCGCCGGCATCGTGAGCGGCGACTCCGATGGCATCGCGGTCGGCGAGATGTACGCGGAACGCGGACGTCCGGAGATTCTTCGAGCGCTCGACGGGCAGCCGGAGTCGATCATCCGGATGAGCCAGGACCTGGGCCGAGACATCATGGCTACTGCCGTTCCCGTCGTCGACGAGGACGAGCAGCGGGTCGTCGGCGCGGTGCGGATCACGCAAGACGTCCAACAGGTGAGCGACAATGTTCGGCGGACGACGCTTGGCTTGCTCGCAATCGGCGCCGCTGGCCTGGTTGCCGGATTGATCCTCGCGTTCGGCCTGGCCGGTTCGCTGTCACGACCGCTGACCAAGCTCGCGGGAGCCGCTCGGAGGCTTGGATCGGGCGACCTCAGTGCGAGGACGGAGCTCGCGGGCGGCGCGAGCGAGATCGAAGAGTTGGCGCGGGCCTTCGACGAGATGGCGGACCGGCTCGAGCGAACCGTTCGCGCGCAGCGCGAGTTCGTGGCGAACGCGTCGCATCAGCTCAGGACGCCGCTCACCGGGATGAAGCTTCGTCTCGAGTCCGCCATCGCCGAGGCCGAGGACGACGCCGTCAAGAGGCGACTTCAAGCGGCAGAACGCGAGGTCGACCGGCTCTCCAAGATCGTCGCGCGACTCCTGGTGACGGCAGCGGCCGTCGAGGAGGGGCGGCCAACGCGCGTCGACCTGGACGACGCGATCGAGCGCGCCGTGGCCCGATGGGAGGAACGGGCGACGCGAGCGAGTGCGACGCTCGCCGCGACCGGCAACGCGGGCAGCGCGGAAGGGAACCCATCGGATGTCGACCAGATCCTCGACAACCTGCTCGACAACGCGATCTCATATGCGCCGGGAGACGTGATGATCGAGGCTGGACACCACAACACGTCCGCGTTCGTCGCCGTCGAGGACCGGGGTCCGGGTATCCGCGCGGAAGACGTCGCTCGGGTGACAGAGCGTTTCTACCGAGGGGGAGACGCTCCGCGCGGCGGTTCCGGACTGGGGCTGGCGATCGCAAGCGATCTAGCGGAGAAGTGGGGCGGTTCGATCGAGGTGACGAGTGAGGTCGGCCGGGGCACGCGCGTAGAGGTACGCCTCCGATCGCTGAAGACCTGA